One Sphingomonas sp. SUN039 genomic window carries:
- a CDS encoding polysaccharide deacetylase family protein — translation MIPESIDWPNAAKIALSIVVNVEEGSEMTVARGDRGMEPVDELGIHIKSPIRNYGNESNYLYGIKAGAPRVVALLDKHDVRASWTVAALSLENYPDIAAAIRVRGDEPVSHGYRWVHQFKMDEAAERDFIRKAVTSIEDSTGTRPYGWLSRYFHTDNTRRLLIEEGFAYHMDDYSGDVPFVDSSTVAGKPIAIVPYQLDTNDMKMWSDPAYTPANWLDYARRAFDWTYAEGQAGDPKMMSLGLHLRIIGRPGRIWALDEFLKHVRGHDGVWFATRHEIAKVVLP, via the coding sequence ATGATCCCCGAAAGCATCGACTGGCCGAACGCTGCCAAAATCGCCCTGTCCATCGTCGTCAACGTCGAGGAAGGCAGCGAGATGACCGTTGCGCGCGGCGACCGGGGAATGGAACCGGTCGACGAGCTCGGCATCCATATCAAGTCGCCGATCCGCAATTACGGCAACGAGAGCAATTACCTCTACGGGATCAAGGCAGGCGCGCCGCGCGTTGTCGCCCTGCTCGACAAGCACGATGTCCGCGCGAGCTGGACGGTGGCGGCGCTCAGCCTAGAAAATTACCCCGACATCGCCGCCGCCATCCGCGTGCGTGGCGACGAGCCGGTTAGCCACGGCTATCGCTGGGTCCACCAGTTCAAGATGGACGAAGCCGCCGAGCGCGACTTCATCCGCAAGGCCGTCACTAGCATCGAAGATTCGACGGGCACGCGCCCCTATGGCTGGCTGTCACGCTACTTTCACACCGACAACACCCGGCGCCTGCTCATCGAGGAGGGCTTCGCCTATCATATGGACGATTATTCGGGCGACGTGCCGTTCGTCGATTCGTCCACGGTGGCGGGAAAACCGATTGCCATCGTCCCCTATCAACTCGACACCAACGACATGAAGATGTGGAGCGACCCCGCCTATACGCCCGCCAACTGGCTCGACTATGCCCGGCGTGCGTTCGACTGGACCTATGCGGAGGGGCAAGCGGGCGATCCCAAGATGATGTCGCTCGGCCTGCATTTGCGGATCATAGGGCGACCGGGCCGCATCTGGGCGCTCGACGAATTCCTGAAACATGTGCGCGGCCACGACGGCGTCTGGTTCGCGACGCGCCACGAAATCGCGAAAGTCGTGTTGCCGTGA
- a CDS encoding enoyl-CoA hydratase/isomerase family protein: MRMEVIGGIARLLIDQPLKRNAMNTAMFESIPGLVAEAEGKKHVRAILLTSARAGLFCAGADIGELSAHAGDPAWRGANQRAINAAQLALARADRPTVAFVDGDCVGGGCGMALACDIRVGTLRARFGITPAKLGLVYPLHDTKLLVDLVGPGQAKRILYTGDLIGAEEALRIGLIDLIADHPDDLLGSIAGNSLHSQRQSKHIVRRILDGQAADDAETLAMFAEAFEGPDFREGVAAFLGKRKADFK, from the coding sequence ATGCGGATGGAAGTCATCGGCGGGATTGCGCGGCTGCTGATCGACCAGCCGCTCAAGCGCAATGCGATGAACACGGCGATGTTCGAGAGCATTCCCGGGCTCGTCGCCGAAGCCGAGGGCAAGAAACACGTCCGCGCGATCCTGCTCACATCGGCGCGTGCGGGGCTGTTCTGTGCGGGGGCCGACATCGGCGAATTGTCCGCCCATGCCGGCGATCCTGCGTGGCGCGGGGCGAACCAGCGGGCGATCAATGCGGCACAGCTGGCGCTTGCCCGCGCCGACCGTCCGACGGTCGCATTCGTCGACGGCGATTGCGTCGGCGGCGGCTGCGGCATGGCGCTGGCCTGCGATATCCGGGTGGGGACGCTGCGCGCACGTTTTGGCATTACGCCTGCGAAGCTCGGCCTCGTCTATCCGCTCCACGACACCAAGCTGCTGGTCGATCTCGTCGGGCCGGGACAGGCCAAGCGCATCCTCTACACCGGCGATCTGATCGGGGCCGAGGAAGCGCTACGGATCGGCCTGATCGACCTGATCGCCGATCATCCCGACGACCTGCTGGGCAGCATCGCTGGCAATTCGCTGCACAGCCAGCGCCAGTCGAAACATATCGTGCGGCGCATCCTCGACGGGCAGGCCGCCGACGATGCCGAGACGCTGGCGATGTTCGCCGAAGCCTTCGAAGGGCCGGATTTCAGGGAAGGGGTCGCCGCGTTTCTGGGGAAGCGCAAAGCCGACTTCAAATGA
- a CDS encoding amidase — protein sequence MDDRWNAFVDLDPDAAPGTGPLSDLSIGIKSNIMVAGLPWTAGMGLFHDRIALRDAEVVARLRAAGAKIPGTLNMHEAALGATTDNAFYGRTENGRRIGYTPGGSSGGSGAAVAAGLCDAALGTDTMGSVRIPAAYNGVYGLKPTHGAVSQDGLAMLEPSLDCIGPLAQDLAVLERVWEAMRSCDSRSLGDANVRPSSRLLLSQEHRVLTIANLANVTVQSAVQTAYTRALAAFGQSSLELTLPHPVTDVRLAGFIASGRYLIGELGALRHTRAKLISPELHFMLDYAENQEPRPDILADTRTALTDALGTDGILLMPTAPQAAFPHGRPPANQADFTCLASVAGLPALAIPMGEDEDGMPVGVQIVGPAHSEDRLFAVAEMLDTHLKGEK from the coding sequence GTGGACGACCGCTGGAACGCCTTTGTGGATCTGGACCCGGATGCCGCGCCCGGTACCGGCCCGCTGTCCGACCTGAGCATCGGTATCAAGTCGAACATCATGGTCGCGGGGCTGCCGTGGACGGCAGGGATGGGCCTGTTCCATGACCGGATCGCGCTGCGCGATGCCGAAGTCGTGGCGCGGCTGCGCGCGGCGGGCGCGAAGATCCCCGGGACGCTCAACATGCACGAAGCGGCACTCGGCGCGACGACCGATAATGCGTTCTACGGGCGGACCGAAAACGGAAGGCGCATCGGCTATACCCCCGGCGGATCGTCGGGCGGATCGGGCGCTGCGGTCGCGGCGGGGCTGTGCGACGCGGCGCTCGGCACCGACACGATGGGTTCGGTGCGGATTCCGGCGGCGTATAACGGGGTTTACGGGCTGAAACCGACGCACGGTGCGGTGTCGCAGGATGGCCTCGCGATGCTGGAACCGTCGCTCGACTGCATCGGGCCGCTGGCGCAGGATTTGGCGGTGTTGGAGCGGGTGTGGGAAGCGATGCGCTCCTGCGACAGCAGGAGCCTTGGCGACGCGAACGTTCGACCGTCTTCAAGGCTCCTGCTTTCGCAGGAGCACAGGGTTCTCACCATCGCCAATCTCGCCAACGTCACCGTCCAATCCGCCGTCCAGACTGCCTACACTCGCGCGCTGGCCGCATTCGGCCAGTCATCGCTCGAACTCACCCTCCCCCATCCCGTCACCGACGTCCGCCTCGCGGGCTTTATCGCTTCGGGCCGCTATCTGATCGGCGAACTCGGCGCGTTGCGGCATACGCGTGCCAAGCTGATTTCGCCCGAACTGCACTTCATGCTCGACTATGCCGAAAATCAGGAACCGCGCCCCGATATCCTCGCCGACACCCGCACCGCTCTGACCGATGCGCTCGGCACCGACGGCATCCTCCTGATGCCCACTGCCCCGCAAGCCGCCTTCCCGCATGGCCGTCCCCCCGCCAACCAGGCCGATTTCACCTGCCTCGCCAGTGTCGCAGGCCTGCCTGCGCTGGCGATTCCCATGGGCGAGGACGAGGATGGCATGCCCGTCGGCGTCCAGATCGTCGGCCCCGCGCACAGCGAAGACCGCCTTTTCGCGGTCGCCGAAATGCTCGATACGCACCTCAAGGGAGAAAAATGA
- a CDS encoding SDR family NAD(P)-dependent oxidoreductase has translation MTKRFEGKTVVVTGSGRERGLGQAILRRFADEGANCVVSDQNITPETEGVAADLSARGVKVATIPCDVGKVTQCQTLVRKTVETFGRLDILVNNAGIGFMMKPLLDVEPSDWDTVIGVNLSGAFYCTQAAARAMIAGKNGGRIINIASQAAKTGFPHMASYVSSKHGMIGLTRTSAIELGAHGITVNAVCPNHVTTGLGSDQNEYFSRLLGFDSVAAYLKNMAAKNPMGRPGLASDTAATCAWLASDDAAYITGEAINVSGGEEMH, from the coding sequence GTGACCAAGCGCTTCGAGGGGAAGACCGTCGTCGTCACCGGCTCGGGCCGCGAGCGTGGCCTCGGCCAGGCCATCCTGCGCCGCTTTGCCGACGAAGGCGCGAACTGCGTCGTCAGCGACCAGAACATCACGCCCGAGACCGAAGGCGTCGCCGCCGACTTGTCGGCGCGCGGAGTAAAGGTCGCGACCATTCCCTGCGACGTCGGCAAGGTCACGCAGTGCCAGACGCTGGTGCGAAAGACGGTCGAGACGTTCGGGCGGCTCGACATTCTCGTCAACAACGCGGGAATCGGGTTCATGATGAAACCGCTGCTCGACGTCGAGCCGAGCGACTGGGACACCGTCATCGGGGTCAACCTGTCGGGGGCATTCTATTGCACCCAGGCGGCGGCGCGCGCGATGATCGCGGGCAAGAACGGCGGGCGGATCATCAACATCGCGTCGCAGGCGGCCAAGACCGGCTTCCCGCATATGGCGAGCTATGTGTCGTCGAAACACGGTATGATCGGCCTGACGCGGACCAGCGCAATCGAACTTGGCGCACACGGGATCACCGTCAACGCGGTCTGCCCGAACCATGTCACGACGGGCCTAGGGTCGGACCAGAACGAGTATTTCTCGCGGCTGCTCGGCTTCGACAGCGTCGCCGCGTACCTCAAAAACATGGCGGCAAAAAACCCGATGGGGCGACCCGGACTCGCCAGCGACACCGCCGCAACGTGTGCATGGCTGGCGAGCGACGACGCCGCCTACATCACCGGCGAGGCGATCAACGTCAGCGGCGGGGAGGAGATGCATTGA
- a CDS encoding MmgE/PrpD family protein → MTHTTAILDFAHGPHALPPPVRADAERLLADTLAGGAAGAASPEAVKLLATIGEGTEVRLLSGGTAPAPAAAFFNGFAIHCLEWDAVHEPAVVHALSVVTAALLAASDRAGGSDPDEFLTALAVGVDIASGLGLCATGPMKFFRPATAGVIGAALAVARLEGLSRYQFADVLGLAYSFAGGTMQAHVEASVALPLQIGRAAQAAVQAVDLVRAGLDGPHDVLEGPFGYGALIEPLDLSRYTPGPRWRIAEVSIKPFPSGRASHGALGALQELRDEILPCAETQGRGTARSVVEGRADDRFAHSLTDARPSTTPSTRRGPPPLSLRLGEDFIKAITLHASPLIHRLVGRPFKRDAPMSYNRLCLAFLAPLMLRDGIIDPRLTETDENLARRVEVVLDGNPDGNALSPQRLVVTLKDGSVIERQIPATLGSPAAPMSPAQAAAKYDLCRALAPDADPRIFDAPLAYATEPQ, encoded by the coding sequence GTGACCCACACCACCGCCATCCTCGACTTCGCACACGGTCCGCACGCCTTGCCCCCGCCCGTCCGCGCCGATGCCGAACGCCTGCTCGCCGATACGCTCGCGGGCGGAGCGGCAGGGGCGGCTTCGCCCGAGGCGGTGAAGCTGCTCGCAACGATCGGAGAAGGCACCGAAGTCCGCCTTCTCTCCGGCGGCACCGCGCCCGCACCCGCTGCCGCCTTCTTCAACGGCTTTGCGATTCACTGCCTCGAATGGGATGCAGTGCACGAGCCCGCCGTCGTCCATGCGCTGTCGGTGGTGACAGCGGCGCTGCTTGCGGCTTCGGATCGCGCGGGCGGCAGCGATCCTGACGAATTTCTCACCGCACTCGCGGTCGGCGTCGATATCGCCAGCGGCCTCGGTCTGTGCGCCACCGGCCCGATGAAGTTCTTCCGCCCCGCCACCGCCGGAGTGATCGGCGCAGCACTGGCAGTAGCTCGGCTCGAAGGGCTGTCGCGCTACCAATTCGCCGACGTGCTCGGCCTCGCCTACAGCTTCGCAGGCGGCACGATGCAGGCGCATGTCGAGGCGTCGGTGGCACTGCCGTTGCAGATCGGGCGCGCCGCGCAGGCGGCGGTGCAGGCGGTCGATCTCGTACGCGCGGGGCTGGATGGGCCGCATGACGTACTGGAGGGGCCGTTCGGTTATGGCGCGCTGATCGAGCCTTTGGACCTGTCGCGCTACACCCCCGGCCCGCGGTGGCGCATCGCCGAAGTCAGCATCAAACCCTTCCCCAGCGGCCGCGCGAGCCATGGTGCGCTGGGTGCGTTGCAGGAATTGCGCGATGAAATCCTCCCCTGCGCGGAGACGCAGGGGAGGGGGACCGCGCGAAGCGTGGTGGAGGGGCGAGCGGACGACCGGTTCGCGCATAGTCTGACGGATGCTCGCCCCTCCACCACGCCGTCTACGCGGCGCGGTCCCCCTCCCCTAAGTCTGCGCTTAGGGGAGGATTTCATCAAAGCCATCACCCTCCACGCCTCGCCGCTGATCCACCGCCTCGTCGGGCGACCTTTCAAGCGCGATGCGCCGATGAGCTACAACCGGCTCTGCCTCGCGTTCCTTGCGCCCTTGATGCTGCGCGACGGCATCATCGACCCCCGCCTGACGGAGACCGATGAAAATCTGGCACGCCGCGTCGAGGTCGTGCTCGACGGCAACCCCGACGGCAACGCACTGTCGCCGCAGCGACTGGTCGTCACGCTGAAGGACGGCAGCGTTATCGAACGCCAGATCCCGGCCACGCTCGGCAGCCCCGCTGCCCCAATGTCACCCGCGCAGGCTGCCGCCAAATACGATTTGTGCCGCGCGCTCGCGCCGGATGCCGACCCGCGGATTTTCGACGCCCCCCTCGCCTACGCCACGGAGCCTCAATGA
- a CDS encoding phenylacetate--CoA ligase family protein — protein MSYPTYFEAFDAKAMLADYPLDLVGAYGTMSTDELRALQEARFATLMKRGWEIPFYQRLWGAKGIEAGDIRSLDDIVKLPVYDKTDLMASVAANPPYGDFSGRGTDPVVFHTTSGTTGRPQPLLFGPKGREITNLLVGRMYRWMGLRPEDVVQSVYGHGMINGGHYIREAVTHFTNSLFLSAGTGIETRSAAQVNLMADFGVTVMVGFVDYIRKLAEVAEAEKLFDRIKLKMIIGHLGTEDRAATEAAWHGAKAYDWYGVGDTGSIAGEGPDRDGLYVWEDAQYLELLDVDHGTPVAQGETGDMVVTCLFKDDIAPCIRFNTHDITHELSGRGALAFKRIAGFKGRSDNMVKLRGINLFPHAIASLIENRSDLTGEYVCHLTRTEGRDDMVVTIESRGGTDEAQLIALLRQGLGVEVAVALCPPGGTAAATQIDSRQKPIRLIDERGV, from the coding sequence ATGAGTTACCCGACCTATTTCGAAGCGTTCGATGCAAAGGCGATGCTGGCGGACTACCCGCTCGATCTGGTCGGTGCCTATGGCACCATGTCGACCGACGAACTCCGCGCGCTGCAGGAGGCGCGGTTCGCCACACTCATGAAGCGCGGCTGGGAAATCCCTTTCTATCAGCGGCTGTGGGGCGCGAAGGGGATCGAGGCGGGCGATATCCGCAGCCTCGATGACATCGTGAAGCTGCCGGTTTACGACAAGACCGACCTGATGGCCTCGGTCGCCGCCAATCCGCCCTATGGCGATTTCAGCGGGCGCGGCACTGATCCTGTCGTCTTCCACACCACCAGCGGCACGACAGGCCGCCCGCAACCGCTGCTGTTCGGCCCCAAAGGCCGCGAGATCACCAATTTGCTCGTCGGGCGCATGTATCGCTGGATGGGATTGAGGCCCGAAGATGTCGTCCAGTCGGTGTACGGACACGGCATGATCAACGGCGGGCATTACATCCGCGAGGCGGTGACGCATTTCACCAACTCGCTGTTCCTGTCAGCGGGCACCGGGATCGAGACGCGGAGCGCCGCGCAGGTCAATCTGATGGCCGATTTCGGGGTGACGGTGATGGTCGGCTTCGTCGATTACATCCGCAAGCTGGCCGAAGTCGCAGAGGCGGAAAAGCTGTTCGACCGGATCAAGCTCAAGATGATCATCGGCCACCTTGGCACCGAAGACCGTGCCGCGACCGAAGCCGCCTGGCACGGCGCCAAAGCCTATGACTGGTACGGCGTCGGCGACACCGGCAGCATCGCGGGCGAGGGGCCCGACCGCGACGGGCTGTACGTGTGGGAGGACGCGCAATATCTCGAACTGCTCGACGTCGATCACGGCACGCCGGTCGCGCAGGGCGAGACCGGCGACATGGTCGTCACCTGCCTGTTCAAGGACGATATCGCGCCCTGCATCCGGTTCAACACGCACGATATCACGCATGAATTGTCGGGGCGCGGCGCGCTCGCCTTCAAGCGCATCGCCGGGTTCAAGGGACGCAGCGACAACATGGTCAAGCTGCGTGGCATCAACCTATTCCCCCACGCCATCGCATCTCTGATCGAGAACCGCAGCGATTTGACGGGTGAGTATGTCTGCCACCTGACCCGCACCGAGGGGCGCGACGACATGGTGGTGACGATTGAAAGCCGGGGCGGAACCGATGAGGCGCAACTGATTGCCTTGCTGCGACAGGGGCTGGGTGTCGAAGTCGCGGTCGCACTGTGCCCGCCGGGCGGGACGGCGGCAGCGACGCAGATCGACAGTCGGCAAAAGCCGATCCGTCTGATCGACGAGCGGGGCGTTTAG
- a CDS encoding REDY-like protein HapK, with translation MMKIIVLFNLKPGVSVEAYEAWARGTDIPGVRALKSVSGYHVQRATGILGSGDPSPYAYIEIIEIGDVALFGEEAAGPVVQALAADMRNYADDPVFITSDEL, from the coding sequence ATGATGAAGATCATCGTCCTGTTCAATTTGAAACCCGGCGTCTCGGTCGAGGCGTACGAAGCATGGGCGCGCGGGACCGACATCCCCGGCGTCCGCGCGCTGAAATCGGTCAGCGGCTATCATGTCCAGCGCGCGACCGGCATCCTCGGAAGCGGCGACCCGTCGCCTTACGCCTATATCGAAATCATCGAGATCGGCGATGTCGCGCTATTCGGCGAGGAAGCAGCGGGACCGGTGGTGCAGGCGCTCGCCGCCGACATGCGGAACTACGCCGACGACCCCGTCTTCATCACGTCGGACGAGCTGTGA